Genomic segment of Triticum aestivum cultivar Chinese Spring chromosome 6A, IWGSC CS RefSeq v2.1, whole genome shotgun sequence:
AACTCAGCCCGTGGTGACTTGGATGTCAAACGGGCCTGGCCGCGTCTTCCTCCTCGGCTCCGATACCCATTCCCGAGCGgcggaaaaagaaaaacagagcggCGGCGATCGCCAACGCCGACCGAGGGAGGGAAGCCATGGGCGCCGCCGTGGCGGGGTGGACGGTGGCGGCGGTGCTGCTGCAGGTCGCgggcctctccctcttcctctacGGCTTCTTCCCCGTCAAGCCCACGCTCCCGGGCTTCAGGTCCGCGCCTCCGCCTCTGCTCAGCCCCGCTTTTCTCTTGAGCCGGCAGGCGGTGTTCGTTTGCTCCGACTGACCCGTGTCTGGTGTGTGGTTTGTCACCCTGCAGTGGCGCGGAGAGCTACCGGGCGCCGTCGTGCGGCCCCGTCGTCGGCGGGGAGGGGCCGGCGCTTCCTCCGGATCAGCTCAGATCGCTCTACAGGGTACGGCACTGCTTCCGTTTCGATTGCTCGCCCTGCAGTTTAGTAGATCCGCGTAGTACTGTTTCAGTCCAGTGGCGGAGCTTGCACCGACAACAAGGAGGGGCCAGCATCAGAAGATGCACAGAATTAGTAATTTATGATGATTTTCTTCAGCTCTAATCACTTAGATACTCTAAATATCAGTACTGTGGGGCggggtgtgtgtgggagaggggggCGTTGGCCCCCCTTGGCCCCAATGAAGCTTTGCTAATGCTCTGATGTTTGTCAAGGTGTCATGTCCCAACCTATGATTGGATTGACAACACAACGGCACGCACGAAGTACAATAGAAATTGGGGTTGGGTAATACAAGATCAGAGTTTAAGACAGGATCAGCAAAGTATTTTGGCGCGGAACGAGATGAagtggaggaaggaggaggctgctgcctAATTCATTTTCTGGTCCATGCCCTTCCATCTGCTCCTGCCTACTGTAGGATGATTGTCTTCAATCACTTCAATACTCTAAATATCACTGCTGGTTTTACACAGTTGTACGAATGTAGGGAGGGGATGACCTACCTTGGCCCCAATGATGCTTTGCCGCTAGTTGCAGAATGTTCTTATGTCTGTCCGTCAAATCCTAAATTACTGCTGTTTTGCGTTATAGAATGTTATGGTGAGCCAAAGATTTTAAAGTAGCGCAAATATTTTCAAGGTTGCCAGATTTTATGCTGATACAGAACTTCATATATACTCAAATTTAGTACAAGTTATTATGCATTTTATACTGACGAGCTTTCCTAGAGCTTCTTATGTACTCGGTTTAAGTTATGCATTTACGGTTTTTAATGCTTGCGATTTTGTGTATGGTTCATTCCAGGAACTTTCGGAGGTCCCCCATGTGTATGATCGCTTGGTATTGATGGTATGCCCTCAATTTATATGCCTATTACTGGCAGCATAATCCAATACATTTGTATGGATATTTATCTTACCTTTTAATGTTTGGCCTTTTGAGTCTATGAATGTCAATTTAGGTGATAGATGGGCTACCTGCTGAATTTGTACTGGGGAGAGGTGGAAAACCTCCAGCCAAAGAAATGATGGAGTCAATGCCATACACACAGTCTCTGTTAGCTGGTTGCAGAGCAGTGGGTTATCATGCAAAGGCTGCACCTCCAACCGTTACAATGCCCCGGCTAAAAGTATGACTTATTTTACATAGGGATATTTATTCGTACAAATGCCAAATGTTGAGCAATCTTTAGCGTATATTTTTTTCAGGCAATGGTGTCAGGGGCAATTGGAGGTTTTCTAGATGTAGCACTTAACTTCAATACTCAAGCTTTCTTGGATGACAATCTTCTTGGTTAGAACCTCTTGCTACCTTTTCTCCCTATTTCTCTGTCTTGCTAGCCCAACTTTGTATGCCAAATTAGCAATAAGGAATTGCTTATAAGTGCACTTTTATATTTATCACAGATCAGCTTCATACGATTGGTTATAAGTTAGTGATGTTGGGAGATGAAACATGGATCAAATTGTTCCCAACACTGTTCTACAGACAAGATGGAGTGAGCAGTTTTTATGTAAGTCCTGTCTCATGCTTCACATGCTTTTCTTGCAACGATATTTGATGATAATTGATTATTGGAGGACAACATCATAAACCTTAAACGCTGATAGGTTTGGTTTCTATCGTCTGAAGCACCGATTTAACAATTACTTTACAACAAATAATCAATTCATCCCTGTGTTTTTTTTCAGAACAAAAAAATATATATACTGAAGTCACTAACTGATAAACCAAATTTCGACATTTGAAATTTTAGGTGCTTGGCATCTCCTTGCCATCTGTCGGGCTACTTTTCTCTGCTGAACATATGACACTCTTTAAGGAGTGTATCCACTACTTTCCCTTTGCGTACAGATATTCGGATATTAGGCACTTGATCATTTGATTTGCTGCTTAATTTGTGCTAATAACAGTGATTTCTTTGTTCTCTACAGCCTGGTCAATTATTAGTTGAACTTACTTTAATGATTTGTAACTATATTGCAGGTTAAAGATACGGTTGAGGTTGATTTCAATGTTTCTCGCCATCTGGAATCTGAACTTGCTGCAAAAGACTGGGATGCACTGGTGCAGTTTTACTTTTTAGTGATGCTTCTGTGCATGTTCGCTTGTTTTATCATTTGTGACAGATAATGCTATCTCATTCTCTGGATTCCAACCTTGTAGTCCAAGTGTCCAGCTAATGTTTGTTATGGTCGATGTCTAACTTTCTTTACTTGCATTAGCTTTTTTGGTTGTTTGATAAAGTTAACTACAATCTTTTAGGCTGATACTGAGAAATTCCTTTATTTGACATTTTCAGATTCTTCACTATTTAGGTTTAGATCATGTTGGCCATATAGGCGGCCGCCAGAGGTATATTCCATATCAGTTTCATGTATTTTTGTTTGATCAATGTGTAGTTTGAATTCAAGTTTGAAATGACAGCAATTTGATGACCCCAAAGCTGAAGGAGATGGATGATGTTATTAGAAGGATCCATGCTGCATTTAAGAGCAGTCAGGATAGTTCACACAGAACACTTTTGGTATCTGATCCTTTCATTTCTACAAAATACAAATCTGCTTTTCTAGTAGCATAGATTTAATGTTGCGTAGAAGTTTACTCCAACATCTGCAGTAGATTGCTTCGAGAATCCATTAGTAATACTGATTACTCAGATGTGTGTCTAAGAAATTCTGCTTTCTGATGCCTTCCTCACTTATGATATTTATGATTTCTATGGGTGCAGGGGTTGCAACTCAATTTTGCATCTTGCATCCAAATCTTCCAAGTTGCATTAAAAATGCTTGGACGTACAATATTTTCCCATTACTTTAAGTTCAGTAGTGTGTACACTTCGCTGGAGAACTGAATATTTGATAATTAAACATAAATAGAACTGTTGGTAAGGATCTATAGGGTCTATGTACAACCAAAAATTAGTGGGTGTGAAAACAAGACGATCCACCAAAAAACATGAATTGCCAAGCTACCACATCTGAAAAGATAAAGGTTCTACACTATTTCTCATAAGGATTTTTGCTCTGCCCCTACATTTCAGGTTGTGGTCAGTGATCATGGAATGACTGAAGTTGGTAATCATGGAGGATCTTCTTATGAAGAAACTGACTCCCTTGCCCTTTTTATAGGACACAGTGTTGAGAGCTCATATTGTTCACCTTATGAACAGAAAGAAGCACTTCAAGTATGATATATACTTCTCTCAGCCTTGTCCCTTCGAAGCTCTAGTTCAGTTTGTAGTATACTTGTGAGTTTTGATAGGAATTTTGGCAGTCTGTGATTATTTTCTTAGAAAACTTTCTTTGGCAATCAAGCTGAAGAAAGCAGTAATATCTGTTAGATAGTGTTTCAAGATACCATCACGCAACTCTGACCAGTCACCTTTTTTTGCCAGGTTGACCTTGCCCCAACTCTAGCTCTTCTCTTTGGCATACCGATTCCCAAAAACAATATAGGTGTCTTGCTTCTGGAGCTTTTTAATTCTTTGACAGGTGAATATTTGTACCTTCTTTCTCAAATGTGTTGCGCATCTGGAAGTGGAAGTAGATGTTTTATGCTTGTAGACTTAATATTGATTTCGATAGGTTTAAGTTCCTCTTGGATGTATAAGTGCGCCTTTTCTTATTGTTACGTTCTCAATTACATCAGAATATTGTGATTGTGAACAAATTACAATATTAAGTACTCTCAGCTATCAGCTCTGAAATGGTGTGTGCATCTTGTCTCAGATGACCAAAAACTACGCACCCTAGAACTGAACTCGTGGCAAATCTTAAGATTGTTAGAAGAACAGAGACCTGCTTTCTGCTCTGAAGATTGTGTTGATTCAAAGGATGACTTTGGAGTTGATATGCTTCCTGGATCTATTGAGGAAAAGTTGTGTCGTTTGCTTTCTAAGGCTTTTGCTTCTCATCGATCCTCACTTCTTCATCGAGATTCTGATTTCAGGTGAGTTTATGGTCGTAATTTCCTAAAAAGTTATTAATACAATCGCCGCCAACGCTTAAAAGAACTCTGCTCTTCCAGGTCCGTTGAAGCAGCTGGGCTCTTTGGGACTGCTGTGGACTCCTACTCTGGCTTCTTAAGACATGCGAGTGAGTGGTTATCTCACAGAGCGACCGATGTAATTTTACTACCTTTGCAGTGTTATAATTTTATACCCTACTTTGCAGTTGCCTTTATTCTGAATGACTTATCTCCTTTCACTGTATATATTTGCAGAAACCACTCTATTTGCTTGTCTCTGCAATCTCCTTGATGATTATTTCATGTTTTTCTCTTGCCGGAATTATCTCTTGCATATTTAAGGGGAAGTCACAAATTAAAGCTGAACACCATTCTgagttggatttggataaacattGGCACCTTGATGAGGTTTTCATTCTAATGGGGATTTTGATCTATGTTGCCAGCCTTGGTTCAAGCTCTTTTGTTGAAGAAGAGCAGTATATATGGCATTTTCTCACTTCTACTCTATATTTAATATTTCTCATGAAGACAGTCCAATCAATGTTGAAAGAAACAAACTCAACAGTAGTCCATAGATCGGAAGCAAATATGTTTCGCAGAAATAGCTCCTCTTATCTTGCCAGCTATAAGCTAACCCCAGGACAGCAAGATGGATGCAAGTTATATACTGTCCTTATTGTTCTTGTTGCTGGGAGAATTCTAAGAGCCTGGTATCAAGGTGGGATTAACTGGGTTCACTTTCCTGACATTTCAAAGATATTGACCCAGTCTGACTCTTCTATTGTAAAGTCTCTGCAAAGTATCTCAGTTCTTGCAGTTGTGGTATTATATTCAGTTTCACTCATGTTACTGAGAACAAGGAGAATTCTTATTATAGGGCTATGGTTGAGTCACCTTTCGTGTGGGCTTTTAGTTATGCTTCATATCTGGAAAAGTCAGGTTGATACTTCGACACCAATCAACCATAGCACAACATCAATAGCTCAGATATTCTATGTCATCGCAAGTATTTCAGTAACTTGCACTTTTCTTTTATCGCCATGGATATTTCCAACACATTCTAAAGAAGCAGAACCAACATCCTCCTCCGGCTCCAATCCTGAAAAGGCGCATGGCCTCAATCATTCAGTGTTCTTGACTGGAGTAACATATACAATGTTCTGGTGCCTCCTTCAATTGCTTCTGCAACAACCCATAAATGCAATTCCTGTTTTGCTTATTCTCTTGCAAATAATCTCGAGCGTGATTTATTTTTCTCTGGAGAAATCATTGCATAGGCAATGGGTGCAGGTTAGTTTATTCTTTATGATCTTTGTTCGACCACCATGTTCTTTTCCCCAGGTTCATGGAATCATGGGAAGTGGTTATTTTCATTGGCTAACAATTGGGCAATAAACGGTGTAGGTTGTCGCAATGCAATTCTTGGGAATGACCGGCCACTTTGGTCTTGGGAACACGAATAGCCTCGCCAGCATCGATGTTGCTGGAGCTTTCATTGTAAGTTTAACATTAACTTTCTGAAGAAGTGCCTCTTCTCCCAATTTATTTCAGATTTAACCATCTACTTTTAACAGGGCATCTCAAGCTACTCCACGGTCCTTTCTGGGGTGCTGATGTTCATCATTACATATGGGTCACCTCTGCTGTTATACCTCGGGATGGTGGTTCACATGTCGGTGAAAGATAGTACTGATATCTCCACTCCACAGAAATGGAGCAGCATCCTGAACAGAATGATCGCACTGCCCTGTTTGCTCGCTTTGCTCATCAATTCTATTGCCCTGACTTCATACACCATCGTTCTGCTGCTCATGAGGAACCACTTGTTTGTCTGGAGTGTGTTCTCGCCAAAGTAAGTGCTCAATGGAATCTTTACAAGCATAATGTTTAGTTACTTCATAATTTAAGCGCTCAATGGAAGGGCCGGCGTCAGAATGTTTTCACTGGTTGTGATGGTTGTTGTGGATACATGTTTACTTGCTCCAGCATATAGATCGTTTGCCTATGCTTACATCTGGTTTCTAATGCTATCTGACGAACTACGTTCCCCACTGGCAACAGGTACCTCTACGTCTGCGCGGCGACGGTGTGCACATATGCTGGAGTGCTGATTATAGCCATGACCGGGGCGTACACCTGCGCCGTGTTCTCGTTCAGGACGAGGAACTACAGAGACAAATCCGTGGATCAGATCGACGGCTAGGTTTCCTGAATTAGCAGGCATTTTGTTAGAGAAGGAAAAATAGTACTAGTAGTAGCATCGTCTTGGTCACAGGTTTTTCAGACAAATCTTGCTTTGTCTCTGAAGAGTGTAAACAACGCGCTTTCCCTTTGATTTCCTGACCATTTTTAGACCAATCTTTTTGTTTTGTTCCGGCATTTTTACCGTATTTATTAGGCACCCACGGTATAATCAACAATCCATATATTATTGTTTGAAATCACAACCAAAAGAATGTGTATACAAAGAGCCAATGTACACTCTCCTACTACCAAACAAGCACATAAAACACATGCTAGTAATAAACACGTATTGCAGCAGCAACGTTGAATTCTTGTCCGGCTCAACTCAAACCAGCATGGCTCCAACTGCGAGGATCGCTGCGAACAACGCAGGCACATGAGCACCGTCTCTCCAGGCAGAGCTGGGCGCCACCTGCGGCCTCGTCTGCCCCTGGCTCTGGCTCCCCGCCGGTGGGGTCGCCACGGTGGTTCCCGACGGCGACGCCGGCGCCACTGCGGGTGCAAATTGGACAGCATCATCAGCGAGGCTTCATCAGTGAGAATCAACAGCGACATAAGAAGAGAAAGAGAAAGTTGGTGTGGCGAGTGGAGTTTCTTACGCAGCGGGGGCATGGCGGGAGATGCCGCCGAGGTCGCGACGGGGCCCGGAGCTGGAGCCGGGAGCTGCGCCGACGCATCTGCAGTTCATCGCCAACTCTGATCGTCAATGCAAACCTCACATCACACGAAGCTACAACAGTCTGATGATCCTCGTTGCCTGCGGGGACGTACCTTTGCACTGAAGCGGGACGGCCATGGAGTTGCAGGCCCTGGGCAGCGTGACGGCGAGCGTGCGGTTGACCGGCACGCCGCCGAGAGGCACGCTGCCGGTGAGGAGGAGGCACGCGCAGCCCGTGCTGGCGTTCACCAACGCCGGTGAGGATGAATGGATCGTCTGCTAGCCGCGTGCGGTTATAATATATACGTGCGGAGGCGTGTCAAGCTGGTGGTAGTGGATCAGAGGGTAGCTGCACCAGTGTAGCTACCATAAGGCCTTCCATTGCCCGGCATGTTAAAATATAGTAGACTGGGCATCGATGCCCTGGTAAATTATTTCTTTGGCA
This window contains:
- the LOC123128639 gene encoding classical arabinogalactan protein 10 encodes the protein MAVPLQCKDASAQLPAPAPGPVATSAASPAMPPLLAPASPSGTTVATPPAGSQSQGQTRPQVAPSSAWRDGAHVPALFAAILAVGAMLV
- the LOC123128636 gene encoding GPI ethanolamine phosphate transferase 2 isoform X2; the protein is MMESMPYTQSLLAGCRAVGYHAKAAPPTVTMPRLKAMVSGAIGGFLDVALNFNTQAFLDDNLLDQLHTIGYKLVMLGDETWIKLFPTLFYRQDGVSSFYVKDTVEVDFNVSRHLESELAAKDWDALILHYLGLDHVGHIGGRQSNLMTPKLKEMDDVIRRIHAAFKSSQDSSHRTLLVVVSDHGMTEVGNHGGSSYEETDSLALFIGHSVESSYCSPYEQKEALQVDLAPTLALLFGIPIPKNNIGVLLLELFNSLTDDQKLRTLELNSWQILRLLEEQRPAFCSEDCVDSKDDFGVDMLPGSIEEKLCRLLSKAFASHRSSLLHRDSDFRSVEAAGLFGTAVDSYSGFLRHASEWLSHRATDKPLYLLVSAISLMIISCFSLAGIISCIFKGKSQIKAEHHSELDLDKHWHLDEVFILMGILIYVASLGSSSFVEEEQYIWHFLTSTLYLIFLMKTVQSMLKETNSTVVHRSEANMFRRNSSSYLASYKLTPGQQDGCKLYTVLIVLVAGRILRAWYQGGINWVHFPDISKILTQSDSSIVKSLQSISVLAVVVLYSVSLMLLRTRRILIIGLWLSHLSCGLLVMLHIWKSQVDTSTPINHSTTSIAQIFYVIASISVTCTFLLSPWIFPTHSKEAEPTSSSGSNPEKAHGLNHSVFLTGVTYTMFWCLLQLLLQQPINAIPVLLILLQIISSVIYFSLEKSLHRQWVQVVAMQFLGMTGHFGLGNTNSLASIDVAGAFIGISSYSTVLSGVLMFIITYGSPLLLYLGMVVHMSVKDSTDISTPQKWSSILNRMIALPCLLALLINSIALTSYTIVLLLMRNHLFVWSVFSPKYLYVCAATVCTYAGVLIIAMTGAYTCAVFSFRTRNYRDKSVDQIDG
- the LOC123128636 gene encoding GPI ethanolamine phosphate transferase 2 isoform X1; protein product: MGAAVAGWTVAAVLLQVAGLSLFLYGFFPVKPTLPGFSGAESYRAPSCGPVVGGEGPALPPDQLRSLYRELSEVPHVYDRLVLMVIDGLPAEFVLGRGGKPPAKEMMESMPYTQSLLAGCRAVGYHAKAAPPTVTMPRLKAMVSGAIGGFLDVALNFNTQAFLDDNLLDQLHTIGYKLVMLGDETWIKLFPTLFYRQDGVSSFYVKDTVEVDFNVSRHLESELAAKDWDALILHYLGLDHVGHIGGRQSNLMTPKLKEMDDVIRRIHAAFKSSQDSSHRTLLVVVSDHGMTEVGNHGGSSYEETDSLALFIGHSVESSYCSPYEQKEALQVDLAPTLALLFGIPIPKNNIGVLLLELFNSLTDDQKLRTLELNSWQILRLLEEQRPAFCSEDCVDSKDDFGVDMLPGSIEEKLCRLLSKAFASHRSSLLHRDSDFRSVEAAGLFGTAVDSYSGFLRHASEWLSHRATDKPLYLLVSAISLMIISCFSLAGIISCIFKGKSQIKAEHHSELDLDKHWHLDEVFILMGILIYVASLGSSSFVEEEQYIWHFLTSTLYLIFLMKTVQSMLKETNSTVVHRSEANMFRRNSSSYLASYKLTPGQQDGCKLYTVLIVLVAGRILRAWYQGGINWVHFPDISKILTQSDSSIVKSLQSISVLAVVVLYSVSLMLLRTRRILIIGLWLSHLSCGLLVMLHIWKSQVDTSTPINHSTTSIAQIFYVIASISVTCTFLLSPWIFPTHSKEAEPTSSSGSNPEKAHGLNHSVFLTGVTYTMFWCLLQLLLQQPINAIPVLLILLQIISSVIYFSLEKSLHRQWVQVVAMQFLGMTGHFGLGNTNSLASIDVAGAFIGISSYSTVLSGVLMFIITYGSPLLLYLGMVVHMSVKDSTDISTPQKWSSILNRMIALPCLLALLINSIALTSYTIVLLLMRNHLFVWSVFSPKYLYVCAATVCTYAGVLIIAMTGAYTCAVFSFRTRNYRDKSVDQIDG